Proteins encoded together in one Gadus chalcogrammus isolate NIFS_2021 chromosome 18, NIFS_Gcha_1.0, whole genome shotgun sequence window:
- the LOC130371365 gene encoding carbohydrate sulfotransferase 3-like — MRIKYTISIVFFLALVIIEKENNIISRVSDKLTLRQTPRTPLEPVLSSRELLRHNGSASLNHASPREPNPAFTLLKRRVENRTQHQPEGSGGRKHILLLSTTRSGSSFMGEFFNQQSDNMFYLYEPLWHVEKRLTLATGGVNGTAANWAYPEVLRRLFLCDFSLLERFIEPAPVAHVTADLFRRSSSSSLCEDSVCSPSVKGVFEHHSCKNRRCGPLNLTLASESCLQKAHRAIKLVRVRQLQTLRLLAEEPGLDVRFIQLVRDPRAVLASRIVAFADRYKNWKQWAEDGDVPIDDVEVSKLKGNCNNLRMSAELGLKQPLWLRRRYMLVRYEDIARFPLQKALEMYNFAGIPFTSKVKAWILSNTQASKETGGIYSTQKKSSEQVEKWRANIPFKIAQVVQKVCGSTLKLFGYKFVSSEEMLTDKSISLIENKVFN; from the exons ATGAGGATCAAATACACAATATCCATTGTCTTTTTCTTGGCACTTGTTATTATCGAGAAGGAAAACAACATAATTTCAAG GGTGTCCGATAAGCTCACCTTAAGGCAGACGCCTCGCACCCCTCTGGAGCCCGTGCTGTCCTCCCGTGAACTCCTGAGACACAACGGCTCAGCGAGCCTGAACCACGCGTCCCCCCGCGAGCCCAACCCGGCCTTCACCCTGTTGAAGCGGCGCGTGGAGAACCGCACCCAGCACCAGCCGGAGGGCTCGGGCGGCCGGAAGCACATCCTCCTGCTGTCCACCACCCGCTCGGGCTCCTCGTTCATGGGCGAGTTCTTCAACCAGCAGAGCGACAACATGTTCTACCTGTATGAGCCGCTGTGGCACGTGGAGAAGAGGCTGACCCTGGCGACCGGCGGCGTCAACGGCACGGCGGCCAACTGGGCCTACCCGGAGGTCCTCCGGCGGCTCTTCCTCTGTGACTTCTCCCTGCTGGAGAGGTTCATCGAGCCGGCGCCGGTGGCCCACGTCACCGCCGACCTCTTCCGCAGGAGCTCCAGCAGCTCCCTGTGTGAGGACTCTGTGTGCAGTCCGTCAGTCAAAGGCGTGTTCGAGCACCACTCCTGCAAGAACCGGCGCTGCGGCCCTCTCAACCTCACCCTGGCCTCGGAGTCCTGCCTGCAGAAGGCGCACAGGGCTATCAAGCTGGTCAGGGTGCGGCAACTGCAAACCCTGCGCCTGCTGGCCGAGGAACCGGGCCTGGACGTCAGGTTCATCCAGCTGGTGCGGGACCCCAGGGCCGTGCTGGCGTCTCGCATTGTGGCCTTCGCCGACCGATACAAGAACTGGAAGCAGTGGGCCGAGGATGGGGACGTGCCCATCGACGACGTGGAGGTTAGTAAGCTCAAAGGGAACTGCAACAACCTGAGGATGTCGGCCGAACTGGGCCTGAAGCAGCCACTGTGGCTGCGTCGGCGCTACATGTTGGTGCGCTATGAGGACATCGCCCGGTTCCCCCTGCAGAAGGCTTTGGAGATGTACAATTTTGCTGGAATTCCGTTTACTTCAAAGGTGAAGGCCTGGATTCTCAGCAACACACAGGCCTCCAAGGAGACCGGTGGCATTTATTCAACGCAGAAGAAATCTTCGGAACAAGTAGAAAAGTGGCGGGCGAATATACCTTTCAAGATAGCTCAGGTCGTTCAGAAGGTTTGTGGGTCGACGTTGAAACTGTTTGGCTACAAGTTTGTAAGCAGTGAAGAAATGTTAACAGACAAATCAATAAGTTTGATTGAAAATAAGGTTTTTAACTAG